One region of Cyanobium sp. M30B3 genomic DNA includes:
- a CDS encoding diflavin flavoprotein, translating into MVATPAAPACAAPRLTLQVEPIGADTTTIRSLDWDRSRFDIEFGLRNGTTYNSFLVRGERTALVDTSHLKFEGSWLPLLQEQIDPRAIDFLIVSHTEPDHSGLIGHLLDLNPEIEIVASKVAIQFLENQVHRPFKSRAVKSGEELDLGTNPESGVQHRFAFLSAPNLHWPDTIFSFDHGTGILYTCDAFGLHYCSGDLFDVDPGAIAPDFRFYYECLMGPNARSVLQAMKRMDALPEITTIAVGHGPLLREHLALWLDDYRSWSSERSTGEAYAAVCYVSQYGFCDRLSQALARGIQKAGAAVQLVDLRATDPQELSALVGEASAVVVPTWPANADAELQASIGTLLAALKPKQWVACYDAFGGNDEPIDTVAGQLRALGQKSAFEPLRIRQVPQTGDYQRCEEAGTDLGQLLTKAKTIAAMKSLDGDLDRALGRLSGGLYVVTARQGDRSSAMVASWVSQASFEPPGITVAVAKDRAIEALLQVGDRFVLNILRDDNHQQLLRHFLKRFPPGADRFAGVSTLDGAAAGGPVLGDALAFLGCRVAQRLEGPDHWIIYAEVEEGNVADTEAATAVHHRKVGNHY; encoded by the coding sequence ATGGTCGCCACCCCAGCTGCCCCCGCGTGTGCCGCACCGCGCCTCACCCTCCAGGTTGAGCCGATCGGGGCGGACACCACCACCATCCGCTCGCTCGACTGGGACCGCAGCCGTTTCGACATCGAGTTCGGCCTGCGCAACGGCACCACCTACAACAGCTTCCTGGTGCGGGGCGAGCGCACCGCCCTGGTCGACACCAGCCACCTCAAGTTCGAGGGCAGCTGGCTGCCGCTGCTGCAGGAGCAGATCGACCCGCGGGCGATCGATTTTTTGATCGTGAGCCACACCGAGCCCGACCACTCGGGCCTGATCGGCCACCTGCTCGACCTGAATCCCGAGATCGAGATCGTGGCCTCCAAGGTGGCGATCCAGTTCCTGGAGAACCAGGTGCACCGGCCCTTCAAGAGCCGGGCGGTGAAGAGCGGCGAAGAACTCGATCTGGGCACCAACCCCGAGAGCGGCGTGCAGCACCGCTTCGCGTTTCTGAGCGCGCCGAACCTGCACTGGCCGGACACGATCTTCTCGTTCGACCACGGCACCGGCATCCTCTACACCTGCGACGCCTTCGGCCTGCACTACTGCTCAGGCGACCTCTTTGACGTCGACCCCGGCGCCATCGCCCCGGATTTCCGCTTCTACTACGAGTGTCTGATGGGCCCCAACGCCCGCAGCGTGCTGCAGGCGATGAAGCGGATGGACGCCCTGCCGGAAATCACCACCATCGCCGTGGGGCACGGGCCGCTGCTGCGTGAGCACCTGGCGCTCTGGCTCGACGACTACCGCAGCTGGAGCAGCGAGCGCAGCACGGGTGAGGCCTACGCGGCGGTTTGCTACGTGAGCCAGTATGGCTTCTGCGACCGCCTCAGCCAGGCCCTGGCCCGCGGCATCCAGAAGGCCGGCGCCGCCGTGCAGCTCGTCGACCTGCGCGCCACCGACCCCCAGGAGCTCAGCGCCCTGGTGGGCGAGGCCAGCGCCGTGGTGGTGCCCACCTGGCCCGCCAACGCCGACGCCGAGCTGCAGGCCTCGATCGGCACATTGCTGGCAGCCCTCAAGCCCAAACAGTGGGTGGCCTGCTACGACGCCTTCGGCGGCAACGATGAGCCGATCGACACCGTGGCGGGCCAGCTGCGCGCCCTGGGCCAGAAGAGCGCCTTCGAGCCGCTGCGCATCCGCCAGGTGCCCCAGACCGGCGACTACCAGCGCTGCGAGGAGGCCGGCACTGACCTGGGCCAGCTGCTCACCAAGGCCAAGACGATCGCGGCGATGAAATCGCTCGATGGCGACCTCGACAGGGCCCTCGGGCGTCTGAGCGGCGGCCTCTACGTGGTGACCGCCCGCCAGGGCGATCGCTCTTCGGCCATGGTGGCCAGCTGGGTGAGCCAGGCCAGCTTCGAGCCGCCGGGCATCACCGTGGCCGTGGCCAAGGACCGCGCCATCGAGGCCCTGCTGCAGGTGGGCGATCGCTTCGTGCTCAACATCCTGCGCGACGACAATCACCAGCAGCTGCTGCGCCACTTCCTCAAGCGCTTCCCGCCCGGCGCCGACCGCTTCGCCGGCGTCAGCACCCTCGATGGCGCCGCAGCCGGCGGCCCGGTGCTCGGTGATGCCCTGGCCTTCCTCGGCTGCCGCGTGGCCCAGCGGCTGGAGGGCCCCGACCACTGGATCATCTACGCCGAAGTGGAGGAGGGCAACGTGGCCGACACCGAGGCCGCCACCGCCGTGCACCACCGCAAAGTGGGGAATCACTACTGA
- a CDS encoding diflavin flavoprotein, with protein sequence MAASTAAPAVSSDRRVIQIPLDEGLVCLRGLSPKRLRFEVEYGLERGTTANSFLLSGGTTASERPAAGHPLPPVLVHPPGASFAGPYLEQLAALIPPDAALKVVVGHVNPNRVALLRQLAARWPALMLVASNTGAKLLEELWSQQKPQKPGAASSGDAAPEAAPIPPLPPIDVVKQEASRPLGHGHVLRLLPVPTPRWPGGLMAFEESTGLLMSGKFFAAHLCSEAWAEANRSSTEEDRRYYYDCLMAPMARQVEAVVERLEELDIRTIAPGHGPAIAQSWRSLLADYRRWGESTERSSQSVALLFASAYGNTAAIADALAQGISRTGVRVESINCEFTPAEQLLAAIRGCDALLIGSPTLGGHAPTPIVSALGTVLAEGDRAKPVGVFGSFGWSGEALDLLESKLRDGGFRFAFAPIKVKFSPDAATIKTIEETGTALGRELKTAKRRQERRAAAGGLSESRTGPALQALGRVVGSLCVLTTEKGSGESRLSGAMVASWVSQASFTPPGFTVAVAKDRAVEALLHVGDHFALNVLAAGRESGPMKQFLKPFAPGADRFAGLELERSPGGLPILPEALAWLEASVQQRMECGDHWLLYAQVKQGGLLDPEGITAVHQRRSGANY encoded by the coding sequence ATGGCCGCCTCCACGGCCGCACCGGCGGTCTCCTCAGATCGCCGGGTGATCCAGATCCCCCTCGACGAGGGACTGGTGTGTCTGCGGGGGCTCAGCCCGAAGCGCCTGCGCTTCGAGGTGGAGTACGGCCTGGAGCGCGGCACCACGGCCAACAGCTTTCTGCTGTCCGGCGGCACGACGGCCAGCGAACGGCCGGCCGCTGGCCATCCGCTGCCACCTGTGCTCGTGCACCCGCCCGGGGCTTCGTTCGCCGGGCCCTACCTGGAGCAGCTGGCGGCGCTGATCCCGCCGGATGCCGCCCTCAAGGTGGTGGTGGGCCACGTCAACCCCAACAGGGTGGCGCTGCTGCGCCAGCTGGCGGCCCGCTGGCCGGCCCTGATGCTGGTGGCCTCCAACACCGGCGCCAAGCTGCTCGAAGAACTCTGGAGCCAGCAGAAGCCCCAGAAACCGGGTGCTGCCAGCTCGGGCGACGCCGCACCAGAAGCGGCGCCGATCCCGCCGCTGCCGCCGATCGACGTGGTGAAGCAGGAGGCCAGCCGGCCCCTCGGCCACGGCCACGTGCTGCGGCTGCTCCCGGTGCCCACGCCCCGCTGGCCCGGCGGCTTGATGGCCTTTGAGGAGAGCACGGGCCTGCTGATGAGCGGCAAATTCTTCGCCGCCCACCTCTGCAGCGAGGCCTGGGCCGAGGCCAACCGCAGCAGCACCGAGGAAGACCGCCGCTACTACTACGACTGCCTGATGGCGCCGATGGCCCGCCAGGTGGAGGCGGTGGTGGAGCGGCTCGAGGAGCTCGACATCCGCACGATCGCCCCGGGCCACGGCCCCGCCATCGCCCAGAGCTGGCGCAGCCTGCTGGCCGACTACCGCCGCTGGGGCGAGAGCACCGAGCGCTCCAGCCAGTCGGTGGCCCTGCTGTTCGCCAGTGCCTACGGCAACACCGCCGCCATCGCCGACGCCCTGGCCCAGGGCATCTCCCGCACCGGCGTGCGCGTGGAGAGCATCAACTGCGAGTTCACGCCGGCCGAGCAGCTGCTGGCGGCGATCCGCGGTTGTGATGCCCTGCTGATCGGCTCCCCCACCCTGGGCGGCCACGCCCCCACGCCGATCGTCTCAGCCCTGGGCACGGTGCTGGCCGAAGGAGATCGCGCCAAGCCGGTGGGCGTGTTCGGCAGCTTCGGCTGGAGCGGCGAAGCCCTGGATCTGCTGGAGAGCAAGCTGCGCGATGGCGGCTTTCGCTTCGCCTTCGCGCCGATCAAGGTGAAGTTCAGCCCCGATGCGGCCACGATCAAGACGATCGAGGAAACCGGCACCGCCCTCGGCCGCGAGCTCAAGACCGCCAAGCGACGCCAGGAGCGACGTGCGGCCGCCGGCGGCCTCAGCGAGAGCCGCACCGGCCCGGCCCTCCAGGCCCTGGGCCGGGTGGTGGGCTCCCTCTGCGTGCTCACCACCGAGAAAGGCTCGGGTGAGAGCCGCCTCAGCGGCGCCATGGTGGCCAGCTGGGTGAGCCAGGCCAGCTTCACGCCGCCGGGCTTCACGGTGGCCGTGGCCAAGGACCGGGCGGTGGAGGCCCTGCTGCACGTGGGCGATCACTTCGCCCTCAACGTGCTGGCCGCCGGCCGCGAGAGCGGGCCGATGAAGCAGTTCCTCAAGCCGTTTGCCCCCGGCGCCGACCGGTTCGCCGGCCTGGAGCTGGAGCGCAGCCCCGGCGGCCTGCCGATCCTGCCAGAGGCCCTGGCCTGGCTGGAGGCCAGCGTGCAGCAGCGCATGGAATGCGGTGACCACTGGCTCCTCTACGCCCAGGTGAAGCAGGGCGGCCTGCTGGATCCGGAGGGCATCACGGCCGTGCACCAGCGCCGCAGCGGCGCCAACTACTGA
- a CDS encoding glycine dehydrogenase: MDSPTHTSAQAALERPGFACRHLGPGPGEQARMLAELGLESLEQLAAQVVPADILLSPEQAWVGLPEPCDEATALAELAAIAAGNRVVRSLIGQGYYGTATPALLQRHVFENPAWYTAYTPYQAEIAQGRLEALLNFQTLISELTGLPISNASLLDEATAAAEAMALARAVGKNRQASRFLVDRQVFPQTLAVLRTRAEPLGIELELVDAEALALQAAGTGGGAGAQLLVDRAFGLLLQLPGNRGRLWNPEPLLRAAAEAGLVSAVAIDPLAQVLLAPVGELGADIAIGSAQRFGVPMGFGGPHAAYFATRPAYQRQIPGRLVGQSRDAEGQPALRLALQTREQHIRRDKATSNICTAQVLLAVMASFYAVHHGPEGLTAIAARVAALRQALAAGLAELGLAPEPGPAFGTLVIPCSAGAAPGLLQAALAGGFNLRPLADGVGISLDECSTAEELERLLTALAQAPCSAGDSATAAVPALASALDACRSLLSDPAASDAGPWQEAWGEAGVPRRQGRWLGQEVFQRYRSETELLRYIQRLVSRDLSLVHGMIPLGSCTMKLNAAAELAPVSWPAFSQLHPFAPADQTQGYRQLAEQLERWLAAITGFAGVSLQPNAGSQGEYAGLLAIRAWHRSRGEAHRDVCLIPTSAHGTNPASAVMAGMRVVAVACDEQGNIDLADLEAKAGAHAAELAALMVTYPSTHGVFETAIQRICRCVHDHGGQVYLDGANLNAQVGLAKPGLYGADVCHLNLHKTFCIPHGGGGPGVGPIAVAAHLVPFLPAAAASPQGSLAAPAVGPVAAAPLGSASILPISWMYIRMMGGSGLRQASQLALLAANLIAERLDPHFPVLYRGVGGRVAHECILDLRPLKRSCGLEVDDLAKRLMDYGFHAPTVSWPVAGTVMVEPTESESLAELDRFCAAMVAIRAEAAAIERGELAMEESPLRRAPHTLAAVTADQWERPYSRSQAAFPAGETQRADKVWPAVARIDNAYGDRNLVCTCPSVQDLSMPEVSTAALVASAA; the protein is encoded by the coding sequence ATGGACAGCCCGACCCACACCAGCGCCCAGGCCGCACTGGAGCGCCCCGGATTCGCCTGCCGCCACCTCGGCCCCGGGCCGGGTGAGCAGGCGCGCATGCTCGCCGAGCTGGGCCTGGAGAGCCTGGAGCAACTCGCCGCCCAGGTGGTGCCGGCCGACATCCTGCTCAGTCCTGAGCAGGCCTGGGTGGGCCTGCCCGAGCCCTGTGACGAGGCCACGGCCCTGGCGGAGCTGGCCGCCATCGCCGCCGGCAACCGCGTGGTGCGCAGCCTGATCGGCCAGGGCTACTACGGCACGGCCACCCCGGCGCTGCTGCAGCGCCACGTGTTCGAGAACCCCGCCTGGTACACCGCCTACACCCCGTACCAGGCCGAGATCGCCCAGGGCCGGCTGGAGGCCCTGCTCAACTTCCAGACCCTGATCAGCGAGCTCACCGGCCTGCCGATCAGCAACGCCTCCCTGCTCGATGAGGCCACGGCGGCCGCCGAGGCGATGGCCCTGGCCCGGGCCGTGGGCAAGAACCGCCAGGCCAGCCGCTTCCTGGTGGACCGGCAGGTGTTCCCCCAGACCCTGGCCGTGCTGCGCACCCGGGCCGAGCCCCTGGGAATCGAGCTGGAGCTGGTGGATGCCGAGGCCCTGGCGCTCCAGGCAGCTGGTACCGGCGGCGGTGCCGGCGCCCAGCTGCTTGTCGATCGGGCGTTCGGCCTGCTGCTGCAGCTGCCCGGCAACCGGGGCCGGCTCTGGAACCCCGAGCCCCTGCTCAGGGCCGCCGCGGAGGCGGGGCTGGTGAGCGCGGTGGCGATCGATCCGCTGGCCCAGGTGCTGCTGGCGCCGGTGGGCGAGCTGGGCGCCGACATCGCCATCGGCAGCGCCCAGCGCTTCGGCGTGCCGATGGGCTTCGGCGGCCCCCATGCCGCCTACTTCGCCACCCGCCCGGCCTATCAGCGCCAGATCCCCGGCCGGCTGGTGGGCCAGAGCCGCGATGCCGAGGGCCAGCCGGCCCTGCGCCTTGCCCTGCAGACCCGCGAGCAGCACATCCGCCGCGACAAGGCCACCAGCAACATCTGCACCGCCCAGGTGCTGCTGGCCGTGATGGCCAGCTTCTACGCCGTGCACCACGGCCCCGAGGGCCTCACCGCCATCGCCGCCCGGGTGGCCGCCCTGCGCCAGGCCCTGGCGGCCGGCCTGGCTGAGCTGGGTCTGGCGCCCGAGCCCGGCCCAGCTTTCGGCACCCTGGTGATCCCCTGCAGCGCCGGGGCCGCCCCTGGCCTGCTGCAGGCCGCCCTGGCGGGCGGCTTCAACCTGCGCCCGCTTGCCGATGGGGTGGGCATCAGCCTCGATGAGTGCAGCACCGCCGAGGAGCTGGAGCGGCTGCTCACGGCCCTGGCCCAGGCGCCGTGCAGCGCTGGCGATTCAGCCACGGCCGCCGTTCCCGCCCTGGCTTCCGCCCTGGACGCCTGCCGCTCCCTGCTCAGCGATCCCGCTGCCAGCGACGCGGGGCCCTGGCAGGAGGCCTGGGGTGAGGCCGGCGTGCCCCGCCGCCAGGGCCGCTGGCTGGGCCAGGAGGTGTTCCAGCGCTACCGCAGCGAAACCGAGCTGCTGCGCTACATCCAGCGGCTGGTGAGCCGGGATCTCTCGCTGGTGCACGGCATGATCCCGCTGGGCAGCTGCACCATGAAGCTGAACGCCGCTGCCGAGCTGGCGCCGGTGAGCTGGCCGGCCTTCAGCCAGCTGCACCCCTTCGCCCCCGCCGATCAGACCCAGGGTTACCGCCAGCTGGCGGAACAGCTCGAGCGCTGGCTGGCGGCGATCACCGGCTTTGCCGGCGTGTCGCTGCAGCCCAACGCCGGCTCCCAGGGGGAGTACGCCGGCCTGCTGGCGATCCGGGCCTGGCACCGCAGCCGCGGCGAGGCCCACCGCGACGTGTGCCTGATCCCCACCAGTGCCCACGGCACCAACCCGGCCAGCGCCGTGATGGCCGGCATGCGGGTGGTGGCGGTGGCCTGCGACGAGCAGGGCAACATCGACCTGGCCGACCTGGAGGCCAAGGCCGGGGCCCATGCCGCCGAGCTGGCGGCGCTGATGGTCACCTATCCCTCCACCCACGGCGTGTTCGAGACCGCCATCCAGCGGATCTGCCGCTGCGTGCATGACCACGGCGGCCAGGTGTACCTCGATGGCGCCAACCTCAATGCCCAGGTGGGCCTGGCCAAGCCCGGCCTCTATGGCGCCGATGTGTGCCATCTCAACCTGCACAAGACCTTCTGCATCCCCCATGGCGGCGGCGGCCCCGGGGTGGGTCCGATCGCCGTGGCGGCCCACCTGGTGCCGTTCCTGCCTGCGGCGGCCGCGTCCCCGCAAGGATCCCTGGCCGCCCCGGCCGTGGGCCCGGTGGCGGCGGCACCCCTGGGCAGTGCCTCGATCCTGCCGATCAGCTGGATGTACATCCGCATGATGGGCGGCTCGGGCCTGCGCCAGGCCAGCCAGCTGGCCCTGCTGGCCGCCAACCTGATCGCCGAGCGGCTCGACCCCCACTTCCCGGTGCTCTACCGGGGCGTGGGCGGCCGGGTGGCCCACGAGTGCATCCTCGACCTGCGGCCGCTCAAGCGCAGCTGCGGCCTGGAGGTGGATGATCTGGCCAAGCGCCTGATGGACTACGGCTTCCACGCCCCCACCGTGAGCTGGCCGGTGGCCGGCACGGTGATGGTGGAGCCCACCGAGAGCGAATCGCTGGCGGAGCTGGACCGCTTCTGTGCGGCGATGGTGGCCATCCGCGCCGAGGCCGCCGCGATCGAGCGGGGCGAGCTGGCCATGGAGGAGAGCCCCCTGCGGCGGGCGCCCCACACCTTGGCCGCCGTCACGGCGGACCAGTGGGAGCGGCCCTACAGCCGCAGCCAGGCCGCCTTCCCCGCTGGCGAGACCCAGCGGGCCGACAAGGTGTGGCCGGCCGTGGCCCGCATCGACAACGCCTACGGCGATCGCAACCTGGTGTGCACCTGCCCATCGGTGCAGGACCTGTCAATGCCGGAAGTGTCCACTGCCGCGCTGGTCGCCAGCGCGGCCTGA
- the gcvH gene encoding glycine cleavage system protein GcvH, whose translation MALPFPADCRYTDSHEYLRPDGERFRLGISAFAVDQLGDIVFVELPEVGAELRQGASFGSVESVKAVEDLLAPVSGVVEARNEAVLANPEELQNDPYGEGWLLLLRASDPAQVEALMDADQYAAQVQGH comes from the coding sequence ATGGCGCTCCCGTTCCCCGCCGACTGCCGCTACACGGACAGTCATGAGTACCTGCGCCCCGATGGCGAGCGTTTCCGCCTCGGCATCAGCGCCTTTGCCGTCGACCAGCTGGGCGACATCGTGTTCGTGGAGCTGCCCGAGGTGGGCGCCGAGCTGCGCCAGGGAGCCAGCTTCGGCAGCGTGGAATCGGTGAAGGCGGTGGAAGATCTGCTGGCGCCGGTGAGCGGCGTGGTGGAGGCCCGCAACGAGGCCGTGCTGGCCAACCCGGAGGAGCTCCAGAACGACCCCTACGGCGAGGGCTGGCTACTGCTGCTCCGTGCGAGTGATCCCGCCCAGGTTGAGGCGCTGATGGACGCCGACCAGTACGCCGCCCAGGTGCAGGGCCACTGA
- a CDS encoding methionine gamma-lyase family protein, with translation MAALPTPTPALQPPQSSPEPSPSSPAARAAERVAAAQAAIAPLAEAHTAGVGPRLERVLAAFAAERVGVQHFASVSGYGHGDQGREVLDRVFARVLQAEAAAVRLQFVSGTHAIAAALYGVLRPGDRLLALTGRPYDTLEEVIGIRGSGQGSLAEFGVTYAELDLLADGGIDWTGLEDALAVPTRMVLIQRSCGYSWRPSLPVAEIGRLAERVKALQPGCVVFVDNCYGELVQEQEPAAVGADLIAGSLIKNLGGTIAPTGGYVAGRAELVEQACCRLTAPGIGSEGGTSFDLNRLLFQGLFLAPQMVAEALISSELTARVFSDMGFAVNPLPGAERSDVIQAVRLGSPERLKAVCRAFQAASPIGSYLDPVPAPMPGYASELVMAGGTFIDGSTSEFSADAPLREPFVLYAQGGTHRAHAALALQRALTALLESGLLPTD, from the coding sequence ATGGCGGCATTGCCCACCCCCACGCCAGCGTTGCAGCCGCCCCAGTCCAGCCCCGAGCCCAGCCCCAGTTCGCCTGCTGCCCGGGCCGCCGAGCGGGTGGCCGCAGCCCAGGCGGCGATTGCCCCCCTGGCCGAGGCCCATACGGCCGGGGTGGGCCCGCGGCTGGAGCGGGTGCTGGCCGCCTTCGCTGCCGAGCGGGTGGGGGTGCAGCACTTCGCCTCGGTGAGCGGCTACGGCCACGGCGATCAGGGCCGCGAGGTGCTCGACCGGGTGTTCGCCCGGGTGCTGCAGGCTGAGGCCGCCGCCGTGCGGCTGCAGTTCGTGAGCGGCACCCACGCCATCGCCGCCGCCCTCTATGGCGTGCTGCGGCCCGGCGATCGCCTGCTGGCGCTCACCGGCCGGCCTTACGACACCCTGGAGGAGGTGATCGGTATCCGTGGCAGCGGCCAGGGCTCCCTGGCCGAGTTCGGCGTCACTTATGCCGAGCTGGATCTGCTGGCCGATGGCGGTATCGACTGGACCGGCCTGGAGGACGCCCTGGCGGTGCCGACGCGCATGGTGCTGATCCAGCGCAGCTGCGGCTACAGCTGGCGGCCGTCGCTGCCGGTGGCGGAGATCGGCCGCCTGGCGGAGCGGGTGAAGGCACTCCAGCCGGGCTGTGTGGTGTTCGTGGACAACTGCTACGGCGAGCTGGTGCAGGAGCAGGAGCCCGCCGCCGTGGGCGCCGATCTGATCGCCGGTTCGCTGATCAAGAACCTGGGCGGCACGATCGCCCCCACCGGCGGCTACGTGGCCGGCCGGGCCGAGCTGGTGGAGCAGGCCTGCTGCCGGCTCACCGCCCCGGGCATCGGCAGCGAGGGGGGCACCAGCTTTGATCTCAACCGGCTGCTCTTCCAGGGGCTGTTCCTGGCGCCCCAGATGGTGGCCGAGGCGCTGATCAGCAGCGAGCTGACCGCCCGGGTGTTCAGCGATATGGGCTTTGCCGTCAATCCCCTGCCCGGGGCCGAGCGCAGCGACGTGATCCAGGCGGTTCGGCTGGGCAGCCCGGAGCGGCTCAAGGCGGTGTGCCGCGCTTTCCAGGCCGCCTCGCCGATCGGCTCCTACCTCGATCCGGTGCCGGCGCCGATGCCCGGCTACGCCAGCGAGCTGGTGATGGCCGGCGGCACCTTCATCGACGGCAGCACCAGCGAGTTTTCGGCCGATGCGCCGCTGCGCGAGCCGTTCGTGCTCTACGCCCAGGGCGGCACGCACCGGGCCCATGCCGCCCTCGCCCTGCAGCGGGCCCTGACGGCGCTGCTCGAATCCGGCCTCCTTCCGACAGACTGA